The following coding sequences lie in one Microtus ochrogaster isolate Prairie Vole_2 chromosome 6, MicOch1.0, whole genome shotgun sequence genomic window:
- the Ahctf1 gene encoding protein ELYS isoform X2, with protein MQDLTAHVTSDLLHFPEVTVEALGEDEITLESVLRGKFAAGKNGLAYLACGPQLEVVNSLTGERLSAYRFNGVNEQPPVVLAVKEFSWHKRTGLLIGLEEAEGSVLCLYDLGISRVVKAVVLPGRVTAIEPIINHGGASASTQHLHPSLRWLFGVAAVVTDVGQILLIDLCLDDLSCSQNEVEASDLEVITGIPAEVPHIRESVMREGRHLCFQLVSPSGISISTLSYINRTNQLAVGFSDGYLALWNMKSMKREYYTQLEGGRIPVYAVVFQEPENDPRNCCYLWAVQSTQDSEGDVLSLHLLQLAFGDRKCLASGQILYEGLEYCEERYTLDLSGGLFPLRGQTSNTKLLGCQSIERFPSHGDREESMREALSPDTSVSVFTWQVNIYGQGKPSVYLGLFDINRWYHAQMPDSLRSGESLHNCSYFALWSLDSVVSRTAPHDILDILVHERSLNRGVPPSYPPPEQFFNPSTFNFDATCLLNSGVIHVTCTGFQKETLTFLKKSGPSLNEVIPDSYNRCLVAGLLSPRLIDIQPSSLSQEEQLEAILSAAIQTSSLGLLTGSIRTWITEEQPNSAANLRFVLQWTWNKVVLTKEEFDRLCAPLFDGSCQFIDPQTIQSIQQCHLLLSNLNTVLSCFAMEAQGITERGLVDLSNKHMVTQLICQYAQMVLWFSHSGLLPEGLDDTLQLSRLRYNYSIIQNYYTSRRQKCERLPRGKWNHDCLMIDGLVSQLGDQVEKLWKRDEGGTGKYPPASIHALLDIYLLDNITETSKHAITIYLLLDIMYSFPNKTDTPIESFPTAFAISWGQVKLVQGFWLLDHNDYENGLDLLFHPVTAKPVSWQHSKIIEAFMSQGEHKQALRYLQTMKPTVSNSSDIILHLTVLLFNRCMVEAWNLLRQNSNRVNVEELLKHAYEVCQEMGLMEDLLKLPLTDTEQECLVKFLQSSTSVRNQEFLLVHHLQRANYISALKLNQTLKNTLMSDHDPRLRERSVARNSILDQYGKILPRVQRKLAIERAKPYHLSTSSVFHEVPRPKPLSAFPKKAVTGTVLTRSTFINNVLSKIGEVWASHEPRNGISLYNSPKTEQPSPVVRPFPRPELPEAFVGTPISKSSQRISRLLDLVVHPIPQPSHCLEFIQQSPTRSPLCLLSSSLPLSSQLKRPHQSTSRPAELLLLETPPVVKKAKSLALSATSSGFAEFTPPSILRSGLRTTPLASPSVSPGRSLTPPFRLKETRISFMEEGMSAHWTDRATDDHNAKAFVSTSFHKCGLPAETEWMKTSDKNPYFPLDIPAKGHQKVVTGTLDTHSQSLEKLDVNKDDSIASTRSDQTSLEYHDAPSPEDLEDGVFVSPKPASASTELTTNLTLQIEKENDKDLFKSEGTPSAVEKQMGTEEVTVEALSEFSHLSPVQRVEASVCVASVCEGKTPASRFKTAVLDGMVSVESQTSTVRTDHSESVANMVEDGGSSGPTASKCPVTSDQKLALNLKEDDAIEEADVHVGLPEENPQVSVSPPDTQEIHQIEHEKPEAQNSEEEVKSISFNELYPSGTLKLQYNFDTIERQFCDMSDDKDSAECDIAEVDGELFVAQSNFTLILEGEEGDVEASDSSAMNPLSKAANVATKEKLVSRAEPDNQEHITDLPSAITGDQESHKVETLPYVPEPIKVAIAENLLDVIKDTRSKEATSAAVEQVVHEEVVLISPKVTRSSTLTKSSLKTIQKTGAETKNTSQGDDMVSSRTRTRRQCAQNLDVTSEQHESSAIATPKKARKVKELPGSSDSAYSSVNVASETQLTSQNSLTPRRGRKKREVSQSTLASLDAVEQEPQDLPAPAPEITPSRTEVKLSSTRKGTPRRLQKSIENGQSAKIVKDINISDAAIHSGTIKKMRNANLGDSHNVGYKQEEEPSDQQLPLKRRRVRQGEVSVSSVVEEPTLDSSQLPIQTKLDIPATPRKRGRPRKVVPLEDGSSKDVEGQTSPRKREVPSVRRSTRNTPARNVSTLEKSILVPNEEVAIVMTSNKRPRKKSANESQKDPLPAISDFETETANKEPADQEERLLAAATLTKSSWSTRTRSRKNMLLMDFSEPKAKPSFSPPLVKDPKKVKAAAQLKELVSDLSSQFVVSPPALRTRRKNVSSTSKLLDELESDPKPLEIIEQKAKRSRTVKTRASSPHLSAECCAVPAPT; from the exons ATGCAAGACTTAACAGCTCACGTGACTAGTGATCTCCTGCACTTCCCAGAAGTGACTGTTGAAGCTCTCGGAGAAGATGAGATAACGCTAGAGTCTGTGCTGCGTGGGAAGTTTGCTGCAG gGAAAAATGGACTAGCATACTTAGCTTGTGGTCCACAACTTGAAGTTGTAAACTCTCTAACCGGAGAGCGGTTATCTGCATATAGATTCAATGGAGTAAATGAACAGCCTCCTGTAGTCCTTGCAGTGAAAGAATTCTCTTGGCATAAGAGAACTGGATTGTTAATAGGAttggaagaagcagaagggagCGTTCTGTGTCTTTATGACCTTGGAATATCAAGAGTGGTCAAAGCTGTTGTTCTTCCTGGAAGG GTAACAgctattgagcctataattaatCATGGAGGAGCCAGCGCTAGTACCCAGCATTTACATCCAAGTCTTCGGTGGCTTTTTGGAGTGGCAGCTGTGGTAACTGATGTTGGACAGATCCTTCTTATTGACCTGTGTTTGGAtgacttgtcctgtagtcagaatGAAGTAGAGGCATCAG acctTGAAGTTATAACTGGTATCCCCGCTGAAGTACCACACATCAGAGAGAGCGTAATGAGAGAAGGACGCCACCTGTGTTTCCAGTTAGTAAGCCCATCAGGAATATCCATTTCTACTCTGAGTTACATCAACAGGACAAATCAGCTTGCTGTAGGCTTTTCTGATGGCTACTTAGCACTTTGGAATATGAAAAGCATGAAAAGAGA GTATTATACACAGCTAGAAGGTGGAAGGATTCCTGTCTATGCAGTTGTTTTTCAAGAACCTGAGAATGATCCTCGTAATTGCTGTTACTTATGGGCTGTTCAGTCCACACAAGATag tgaaGGGGATGTTTTGAGTTTGCATCTGCTTCAGCTGGCCTTTGGTGACAGAAAATGCTTGGCGTCAGGGCAAATCTTATACGAG GGATTAGAATACTGCGAAGAAAGATATACACTGGATCTGTCGGGTGGCTTGTTCCCCTTAAGGGGACAGACTAGCAATACTAAATTGTTGGGATGCCAAAGTATAGAGAGATTCCCATCTCATGGTGACAGGGAAGAAAGTATGAGAGAAG ctCTCTCCCCTGATACGAGTGTTTCTGTCTTTACCTGGCAAGTGAATATATACGGACAGGGAAAGCCTTCTGTATATTTAGGACTATTTGACATAAATCGTTGGTATCATGCACAGATGCCAGATTCATTAAG gtCAGGAGAATCTCTCCATAATTGCTCTTACTTTGCATTGTGGTCATTGGATTCAGTTGTGAGTAGAACTGCTCCACATGACATCTTGGACATACTAGTACATGAGAGAAGTTTAAATCGAGGGGTGCCTCCTTCATACCCACCTCCAGAGCAGTTTTTTAACCCAAGTacttttaattttg atgccACTTGTTTGTTAAACTCTGGAGTTATCCATGTAACTTGTACTGGATTTCAGAAGGAG ACgttgacatttttaaagaaatcaggaCCATCTCTCAATGAAGTCATTCCTGATAGTTATAATCGATGTCTTGTTGCTGGCCTTCTCTCACCAAGGCTTATTGACATTCAGCCCTCCAGTTTAAGTCAG GAAGAACAATTAGAAGCTATATTGTCAGCGGCAATTCAGACAAGTTCCCTGGGACTTTTGACCGGTTCCATCAGAACATGGATAACAGAAG aacaacCAAATTCTGCTGCTAATCTTCGATTTGTTCTTCAATGGACGTGGAATAAGGTGGTTCTCACAAAAGAAGAATTTGACAGACTTT GTGCACCATTATTTGATGGTTCATGTCAGTTCATCGATCCACAAACTATACAGTCTATCCAGCAGTGCCATTTACTTCTTAGCAACCTTAATACGGTCTTGAGCTGTTTTGCAATGGAGGCCCAGGGCATCACTGAAAGAG GACTGGTGGACTTGAGCAATAAGCATATGGTTACCCAGCTTATCTGTCAATATGCTCAAATGGTTCTATGGTTTTCTCATTCTGGACTTTTACCTGAAGGCTTAG ATGATACTCTGCAGCTGTCAAGGCTACGCTACAATTACTCTATTATTCAGAACTACTATACCAGTCGTCGGCAGAAGTGTGAACGCTTGCCCAG AGGGAAGTGGAACCATGATTGCTTGATGATTGATGGATTAGTTTCTCAGCTAGGAGATCAAGTTGAGAAGTTGTGGAAACGGGATGAAGGAGGCACAGGAAAATATCCTCCTGCTAGCATCCAT gcACTACTTGACATATATTTATTAGACAACATTACTGAAACAAGCAAACATGCTATT actatttatTTGCTACTCGATATTATGTATTCCTTTCCAAACAAAACGGATACTCCCATTGAATCTTTTCCAACTGCCTTTGCTATTTCTTGGGGCCAAGTTAAGTTAGTTCAAGGATTTTGGCTGTTAGATCACAATGATTATGAG AATGGTTTAGACCTTTTGTTCCACCCGGTTACTGCAAAACCTGTGTCGTGGCAGCATTCAAAGATAATTGAAGCCTTTATGAGTCAGGGAGAGCACAAACAGGCTCTCCGGTATCTTCAGACAATGAAGCCCACAGTGTCCAATAGCAGTGATATCATCCTTCACCTCACTGTCCTGCTTTTTAATAG ATGCATGGTTGAGGCCTGGAACTTACTGCGACAGAATTCAAACAGAGTGAATGTAGAGGAACTACTAAAGCATGCTTATGAAGTTTGTCAGGAGATGGGCTTAATGGAGGATTTACTAAAGCTGCCGCTTACAGACACTGAGCAG GAATGTTTAGTGAAATTTTTACAATCCAGCACCAGTGTTCGGAATCAAGAATTCCTTCTAGTTCACCATTTACAGCGTGCTAATTATATTTCTGCCTTGAAACTAAACCAGACTCTGAAGAATACTCTAATG AGTGATCATGATCCACGTTTGCGGGAGAGATCAGTGGCTCGAAATTCTATATTAGACCAGTATGGGAAAATCCTACCCAGAGTCCAGAGAAAATTAGCCATTGAGCGAGCTAAGCCTTACCATCTGTCAACATCGTCAGTTTTTCACGAAG ttccTAGGCCCAAACCATTGTCAGCATTTCCAAAGAAAGCTGTAACTGGAACAGTGTTAACAAGATCTACTTTCATCAATAATGTGTTGTCTAAAATTGGAGAGGTGTGGGCAAGTCATGAGCCTAGAAATGGCATTTCACTTTACAAtag TCCTAAAACAGAACAACCGTCTCCTGTAGTACGTCCTTTCCCACGTCCAGAGCTTCCTGAGGCATTTGTTGGAACACCAATTTCAAAATCATCCCAGAGAATATCTAG aTTACTGGATTTGGTTGTTCATCCTATCCCCCAGCCTTCTCACTGTTTGGAGTTTATTCAGCAAAGTCCCACAAGATCTCCTTTGTGTTTGCTATCCAGTTCATTGCCATTAAGTTCACAACTAAAAAGGCCCCATCAGAGTACCTCCAGGCCTGCAGAATTGCTATTACTTGAAACTCCTCCTGTAGTTAAG AAAGCTAAATCTTTGGCTCTGTCAGCTACTTCTTCTGGATTTGCCGAGTTCACTCCTCCATCCATCCTTAGGTCTGGTCTTCGAACAACACCTTTAGCATCTCCCTCTGTGTCACCTGGGAGATCTCTCACCCCACCTTTCAGACTGAAAGAAACCAGGATTTCTTTCATGGAAGAAGGCATGAGCGCACACTGGACTGATAGA GCTACAGATGACCATAAtgcaaaagcatttgttagtaCATCTTTCCATAAATGTGGACTCCCTGCAGAAACTGAATGGATGAAGACTAGTGATAAAAATCCATATTTTCCTCTGGATATCCCTGCAAAAGGCCATCAGAAAGTGGTTACGGGGACATTGGACACCCACTCTCAGAGTCTGGAGAAACTGGATGTGAACAAGGACGACAGCATTGCTTCAACCAGATCAGACCAGACTTCCTTAGAATATCATGATGCACCATCACCAGAAGACTTAGAAGATGGTGTTTTTGTGTCCCCCAAGCCAGCCAGTGCTTCTACTGAACTAACTACTAACTTGACTCTACAAATTGAGAAGGAGAATGATAAAGATTTGTTTAAGTCAGAAGGTACTCCTTCAGCTGTGGAGAAACAAATGG GCACTGAAGAAGTTACAGTGGAGGCACTTTCAGAATTCAGTCATTTAAGCCCTGTTCAAAGAGttgaagcctctgtgtgtgtggcatcAGTCTGTGAAGG GAAAACCCCTGCCTCAAGATTCAAGACAGCTGTTTTGGATGGGATGGTGTCTGTGGAAAGCCAAACCTCCACAGTCAGGACAGACCACAGTGAAT ctGTTGCCAATATGGTTGAAGATGGTGGAAGCTCTGGGCCCACTGCCTCCAAGTGCCCTGTTACCTCTGATCAGAAACTAGCGTTAAACCTAAAAGAAGATGATGCAATAGAAGAAGCTGATGTACATGTTGGCTTACCAGAAGAAAACCCTCAAGTTTCTGTCAGTCCTCCTGATACTCAAGAAATTcat caaATTGAGCATGAAAAACCTGAAGCTCAAAATTCAGAAGAAGAAGTCAAGAGCATTTCATTTAATGAGTTGTATCCCTCAGGAACACTTAAACTCCAGTATAATTTTGATACTATTGAGCGGCAATTTTGTGACATGTCTGACGATAAAGACTCTGCTGAATGTGATATCGCTGAAGTAGATGGGGAACTTTTTGTGGCCCAGAGCAACTTTACCTTGATATTGGAAGGTGAAGAAGGAGATGTTGAGGCAAGTGACTCTTCAGCAATGAATCCATTATCAAAAGCAGCTAACGTAGCAACCAAGGAAAAACTTGTGTCCCGAGCTGAACCTGATAATCAAGAACATATTACAGATTTGCCATCTGCTATAACAGGTGACCAAGAATCCCACAAGGTAGAGACTTTACCATATGTGCCTGAACCAATTAAAGTGGCAATTGCAGAAAATTTGTTGGATGTAATTAAAGACACGAGAAGTAAAGAAGCAACTTCAGCAGCAGTGGAACAGGTTGTTCATGAAGAGGTAGTATTAATAAGCCCAAAGGTTACACGTTCCTCCACGTTAACAAAATCTTCACTGAAGACTATACAGAAAACAGGTGCCGAGACTAAAAATACCAGCCAGGGTGATGATATGGTTTCTAGTAGAACTCGCACAAGAAGGCAGTGTGCCCAAAACTTGGATGTCACATCAGAACAACACGAGTCCTCAGCAATTGCTACTCCTAAGAAAGCTAGGAAAGTGAAAGAACTTCCTGGGTCTTCTGACAGTGCCTATTCCAGTGTAAACGTAGCATCTGAGACCCAGCTAACCTCTCAGAATTCTCTCACTCctaggagaggaaggaagaaaagggaagttaGCCAAAGCACACTAGCAAGCCTTGATGCTGTAGAGCAGGAGCCACAGGATCTGCCGGCGCCAGCCCCTGAAATAACACCTTCTAGAacagaagtcaaactctcatctACTAGAAAAGGGACTCCGAGAAGACTTCAAAAATCTATAGAAAATGGACAAAGTGCCAAAATTGTAAAAGATATAAACATTAGTGATGCAGCAATCCATAGCGGTACTATCAAAAAGATGAGGAATGCTAACTTAGGAGATTCTCACAATGTGGGATATAAACAAGAGGAGGAACCCAGTGACCAACAGCTGCCTCTAAAACGAAGAAGGGTCAGACAGGGAGAAGTCAGTGTGTCGAGTGTGGTAGAGGAGCCTACACTTGATTCATCCCAATTGCCGATTCAAACAAAATTAGATATCCCAGCCACACCTAGGAAACGTGGAAGACCAAGGAAGGTAGTGCCATTAGAAGATGGCAGCTCCAAGGATGTTGAGGGACAGACAAGCCCCCGGAAGAGAGAAGTTCCAAGTGTCCGAAGATCTACACGGAACACCCCAGCGAGAAATGTGAGTACTTTAGAAAAATCCATTTTGGTGCCAAATGAGGAAGTTGCTATAGTGATGACCTCAAATAAAAGGCCTAGAAAGAAGTCTGCAAATGAAAGCCAAAAAGATCCGTTACCAGCAATATCAGACTTCGAGACTGAAACAGCCAACAAAGAACCAGCCGACCAAGAAGAAAGACTGCTTGCCGCTGCGACTTTGACTAAATCTTCCTGGAGCACAAGGACTAGGTCTAGAAAAAACATGTTGTTGATGGACTTTTCCGAACCCAAAGCTAAACCgtcattttctcctcctttggTGAAGGATCCAAAAAAAGTAAAAG